A genomic segment from Spongiibacter sp. IMCC21906 encodes:
- a CDS encoding DUF2889 domain-containing protein — protein sequence MQLTHMPLNPHYGQGQFTRAILIRNLSAQKVELGMEDHEHALRIYLKHDGENILTVSGQWIRHPMDICAGAAQALSSWNGSPLLKDLRQSRRTQDTAHHCTHFIDMLDLASVHAYQQRPEVHYAVVVDDSPEGNEAPQLWRNKQKILSLQLEQHEVFVEPRHWRGRSVYKGFLKWAAASLEEAEFELAYIVQKAMFVARSQRIDIPTVTGKAARLSGPPDSVCYASQPERYDTGLRLNNNRDISSTPSQILKFMDSPLAAQSDN from the coding sequence ATGCAGCTGACCCACATGCCGCTAAATCCTCACTACGGACAGGGGCAATTCACCAGAGCAATATTAATTCGTAATCTAAGCGCTCAAAAAGTGGAATTGGGCATGGAGGACCACGAACACGCCCTGCGTATTTATCTCAAGCACGACGGTGAGAATATTCTGACAGTCTCAGGGCAGTGGATTCGCCACCCTATGGATATTTGTGCGGGTGCAGCCCAGGCGCTATCGAGTTGGAACGGGAGCCCGCTGTTAAAAGACTTACGCCAATCACGACGCACCCAAGACACGGCTCATCACTGCACGCATTTTATAGACATGCTGGACCTGGCATCGGTACACGCTTATCAACAGCGGCCAGAGGTGCATTATGCAGTAGTGGTAGATGACTCACCCGAGGGCAATGAAGCACCACAACTATGGCGCAACAAACAAAAAATACTCTCACTACAACTTGAGCAACATGAAGTATTTGTAGAACCCCGCCACTGGCGGGGTCGATCAGTTTACAAAGGCTTTCTCAAATGGGCTGCGGCCTCCCTGGAGGAAGCCGAATTTGAACTGGCTTACATCGTTCAAAAAGCCATGTTTGTTGCCAGAAGTCAGCGCATTGATATCCCCACGGTTACCGGCAAAGCTGCTCGATTGTCGGGCCCCCCAGATAGCGTCTGTTATGCGTCCCAACCCGAGCGCTATGACACTGGCTTGCGGTTAAACAACAACCGGGACATATCATCCACCCCCAGCCAAATCCTCAAATTTATGGATTCGCCGCTAGCTGCGCAAAGTGATAACTAA
- a CDS encoding PA0069 family radical SAM protein → MEKHQASKVLKGRGSASTMEGRFAIRRIELDDSGEPLHHPRTELRAETAKSIISRNQSPDIPFNLSVNPYRGCEQGCVYCFARPSHAYLDLSPGLDFETKISAKLNAPECFEAELRKKSYRCESIALGINTDAYQPAEKQLEISRQLLEIALAFRQPISIVTKSALILRDKDLLEEMAKHRLIHVAVSVTTLDNNLKRIMEPRTASAASRLRVISELRDIGVPVSVLIAPVIPHINDSEMEAIIEAVADAGAGSVAYILLRLPHELTEIFVEWLHQHFPQRANHVIKRIEDMRGGRLYQSQFGERMRGTGIFAELLQQRFKIASRKAGFTDKTLPALDCSQFQVPSKAGDQLSLF, encoded by the coding sequence ATGGAAAAGCATCAAGCAAGCAAAGTACTAAAAGGTCGAGGTAGCGCCTCGACAATGGAGGGGCGTTTCGCCATTCGCCGCATAGAGCTGGATGACAGCGGCGAGCCTCTACACCACCCCCGTACCGAGCTTAGAGCAGAAACAGCCAAAAGCATTATTAGTCGCAACCAATCACCGGATATTCCGTTTAATCTTTCTGTAAACCCCTATAGAGGCTGTGAGCAGGGTTGTGTTTATTGCTTTGCCAGGCCCAGCCACGCCTACCTGGACTTGTCTCCGGGACTGGATTTTGAAACCAAAATCAGCGCTAAACTCAATGCTCCAGAATGCTTTGAAGCAGAGCTGCGCAAAAAGAGTTATCGCTGCGAGAGTATCGCACTGGGCATCAACACCGACGCTTATCAGCCCGCCGAAAAACAGCTTGAAATTAGCCGTCAGCTGCTGGAAATAGCCCTTGCATTTCGGCAGCCTATTTCTATTGTCACTAAAAGCGCGTTGATCTTAAGAGACAAGGATTTGCTGGAAGAAATGGCCAAACACAGGCTGATTCATGTCGCTGTGAGTGTTACCACCCTCGACAATAACTTAAAGCGGATAATGGAGCCTCGCACCGCATCTGCGGCCAGTCGGCTGCGGGTTATTTCTGAACTGAGGGATATTGGCGTACCGGTGAGTGTCTTAATTGCACCGGTGATTCCGCATATTAATGACAGCGAAATGGAAGCCATTATTGAGGCCGTTGCTGATGCAGGCGCGGGGTCCGTTGCTTATATTTTATTGCGCCTGCCCCACGAACTTACTGAGATTTTTGTAGAGTGGCTGCATCAGCATTTTCCCCAGCGGGCAAACCACGTTATAAAACGCATTGAAGATATGCGAGGTGGCCGTTTATATCAAAGCCAGTTTGGCGAACGTATGCGTGGCACGGGTATCTTTGCCGAACTCCTTCAACAGCGCTTTAAAATCGCCAGCCGCAAAGCAGGATTTACTGACAAAACCCTGCCTGCACTCGACTGCAGTCAATTTCAGGTGCCGTCTAAAGCAGGTGATCAACTGTCATTATTTTAA
- a CDS encoding alkaline phosphatase D family protein, with protein MFRIFLFSLAVLLTIVGCSSNSGKVSTASNPVLKGDIGRIAFGSCLRQWAPQPVLKSIVKAQPDAFIFMGDNVYSDVGPYRQQAEPQRIGSAYSDLAFNPDFKQFSAAVRQQNIHLAATWDDHDYGVNDGGAEYPFKQASKGYFAAFFGLDESRLGEAFGPGVYHSQYVNSAGLSVQLILLDTRSFRSPLKRSAGACAPTGIVANNADDATVLGETQWQWLKSELEKPADLRLIASSIQLLASEHCFEKWANFPQERRRFFQLIKDTGAEAVVLLSGDRHLGEISRYQASTLNYPLYEVTSSGLNSALPSNSPASKEPNALRVGGNNLLLDNFGVVEIRVDNGDTLLALQLRDSEGNIRREERVPLKLLKK; from the coding sequence ATGTTTCGAATTTTTCTGTTTTCTCTCGCTGTATTGCTAACCATTGTTGGCTGCTCAAGTAACTCTGGCAAGGTAAGCACTGCCTCAAACCCTGTGTTGAAGGGTGATATTGGTAGAATTGCTTTCGGTTCTTGCCTGCGTCAGTGGGCACCGCAGCCGGTACTGAAGAGTATCGTTAAAGCCCAGCCGGACGCGTTTATATTTATGGGTGACAATGTTTATAGTGATGTGGGCCCATATCGTCAGCAAGCTGAGCCACAGCGTATTGGCTCTGCGTACAGTGATTTAGCGTTCAATCCGGATTTTAAGCAGTTTTCTGCTGCAGTTCGGCAGCAAAATATACATCTGGCCGCCACTTGGGATGATCACGATTACGGCGTGAATGATGGCGGTGCTGAATACCCTTTTAAGCAAGCATCAAAAGGGTATTTTGCGGCGTTTTTTGGCTTGGATGAGTCCCGCTTGGGTGAGGCCTTTGGTCCCGGTGTGTATCACAGCCAATATGTAAACAGTGCGGGCTTGTCGGTGCAGTTGATTCTGCTGGATACCCGCAGTTTTCGCAGTCCCTTAAAGCGGTCTGCCGGAGCTTGTGCTCCTACCGGGATTGTTGCTAATAACGCTGATGATGCAACGGTACTGGGGGAGACCCAGTGGCAGTGGCTTAAAAGTGAGTTGGAAAAACCGGCAGACTTACGATTAATTGCCTCCAGTATTCAACTGCTTGCGAGTGAACACTGTTTTGAAAAATGGGCTAATTTCCCGCAAGAACGGCGGCGGTTTTTTCAGTTGATTAAAGACACCGGCGCAGAAGCTGTGGTGCTGTTAAGTGGTGACCGACACTTGGGGGAAATTTCTCGCTATCAGGCTTCGACTTTAAACTATCCGTTATATGAGGTGACTTCCAGCGGATTGAACTCGGCCTTGCCCTCGAACAGTCCCGCCAGCAAAGAGCCAAATGCGCTGCGGGTAGGTGGCAATAATTTGCTGCTTGATAATTTTGGCGTAGTGGAAATTCGCGTAGACAATGGAGATACCTTGCTTGCTTTACAGTTACGCGACAGCGAGGGCAATATTCGCCGTGAAGAGCGGGTTCCACTCAAGCTACTGAAGAAATAA
- the chrA gene encoding chromate efflux transporter — protein sequence MLAVFVQFLCLGCISFGGPAAHIGYFRRVFVEQKAWLSADEFAAKLALCQFLPGPSSSQLGFAIACHRAGPLGGVLAFLGFTLPSFFLMYLFATVGQNLSLFESGAVQGLKLLAVVVVVDAIFTMAKQFCSSAATRVLALMSAILLLVQMTPLTQFSLLLLAAVVMAWRAPANSGAYRFQFPFSSVVSGGLFLVLLVASLVFSGHLFSQFYQVGAAVFGGGHVVLPLLETLLSGAVEQDYFLSGYAAAQAVPGPMFSFASFLGAEMWPESSLAGAGLACVAIFLPGFLLLLMIEPGWHALSQLSKPKAAIAGVNAVAVGMLIAAWINPVLSHAPEGWLATLLAVLGFWALRSGRCPVLVLIASFTGIGQLLW from the coding sequence TTGCTGGCGGTTTTTGTTCAATTTTTGTGCTTGGGTTGCATCAGTTTTGGCGGCCCAGCTGCCCATATCGGTTATTTTCGGCGGGTATTTGTCGAGCAGAAAGCCTGGCTCAGCGCCGATGAATTTGCTGCCAAACTTGCTCTTTGCCAATTCTTACCTGGTCCCAGTTCAAGTCAATTAGGCTTTGCGATCGCCTGTCACCGCGCTGGCCCTTTGGGTGGTGTGCTCGCCTTTCTCGGTTTTACCCTCCCTTCTTTTTTTCTGATGTATCTGTTTGCAACGGTCGGGCAGAATCTATCGTTATTTGAAAGCGGCGCTGTGCAGGGGCTTAAATTACTGGCGGTGGTGGTTGTGGTGGATGCTATTTTCACGATGGCCAAGCAGTTTTGTAGCAGTGCCGCTACCCGCGTACTGGCACTGATGAGCGCGATATTGTTACTGGTTCAAATGACACCGCTAACCCAGTTTTCCCTATTGCTGTTGGCGGCAGTTGTCATGGCTTGGCGAGCGCCGGCAAATAGTGGGGCATATCGCTTTCAGTTCCCGTTTAGCTCGGTAGTCAGTGGTGGACTTTTCTTGGTCTTGCTGGTGGCGTCGTTGGTTTTTTCCGGTCACTTATTCAGTCAATTTTATCAGGTTGGCGCTGCAGTGTTTGGCGGCGGCCACGTGGTGTTGCCCTTACTGGAAACGTTGTTGTCCGGTGCGGTCGAGCAAGATTATTTTTTATCCGGTTACGCCGCTGCCCAAGCCGTGCCCGGCCCTATGTTCTCCTTTGCCAGTTTTTTGGGGGCGGAGATGTGGCCAGAATCGTCCTTGGCAGGGGCAGGCTTGGCGTGTGTGGCTATTTTTCTGCCCGGTTTTTTATTGCTTTTAATGATTGAGCCTGGCTGGCATGCCCTGAGTCAGCTATCTAAGCCTAAAGCGGCTATCGCTGGCGTCAATGCAGTGGCAGTGGGAATGCTAATAGCGGCGTGGATTAACCCCGTTCTCAGCCATGCCCCGGAAGGGTGGTTGGCCACACTGTTGGCCGTGTTGGGTTTTTGGGCGCTGCGATCTGGTCGCTGCCCGGTTTTAGTCTTAATTGCCAGTTTTACTGGAATAGGACAGTTACTTTGGTAG
- a CDS encoding DEAD/DEAH box helicase translates to MSSPSQSADARDDLTFDDLNLRPEVLAAVKAVGYESPSPIQAATIPLLLEGKDVLGQAQTGTGKTAAFALPLLSRLDLSRRKSVQALVLTPTRELAIQVAEAIQTYATNMPGFQILPIYGGADYRGQLQALKRGVQVVVGTPGRVMDHMRRGTLSLAELNHLVLDEADEMLRMGFIDDVEWILSAVPEQRQIALFSATMPPAIRRIANTYLTDPQQVTIKTKTTTAVTIRQRYWLARGTNKLDALTRILEAEAFDGMIIFVRTKVQTTELAEKLQARGFAAAPLNGDVAQTQRERTVEQLRSGKLDILVATDVVARGLDVERISHVINYDIPNDTEAYVHRVGRTGRAGRQGDAILFVAPREKRMLYSIEKATRQSIQEMALPSADNINALRQDRFLQQIQESMQSPHLQAYRSLLTDYAAQQDADPLDMAAALAILAQDDKPLFMAPEAPRTEKSAEKKRGMSADMNRYRIEVGREHGVSAGNILGAIANETGLSGQEIGRIQLFKDFSTVEMPGNVSDNVLSALQDVWVAGQQLRASVYQGSDVADRPQKPRTKKPGGNPKNKKAKARSKANDGRSFISKAKRPTK, encoded by the coding sequence ATGTCTTCACCATCCCAATCCGCGGACGCTCGCGACGATCTTACTTTTGACGACCTGAACCTACGGCCTGAGGTTCTGGCAGCGGTGAAGGCGGTGGGCTACGAAAGCCCGTCACCCATCCAAGCCGCTACTATCCCATTGTTGTTAGAGGGCAAAGACGTTTTGGGTCAGGCTCAAACCGGTACGGGCAAAACCGCGGCCTTTGCCTTGCCGTTGTTGTCTCGTTTGGACTTGTCTCGTCGTAAATCTGTACAAGCGCTGGTGTTGACTCCAACCCGTGAATTGGCGATTCAGGTGGCTGAAGCCATTCAGACATACGCCACGAATATGCCAGGCTTTCAAATTTTACCTATTTACGGCGGCGCCGATTATCGTGGCCAGCTGCAAGCATTAAAACGTGGTGTCCAAGTTGTTGTGGGTACACCAGGCCGAGTTATGGACCATATGCGCCGGGGCACGCTGTCGCTAGCTGAACTCAATCACCTCGTTTTGGACGAGGCAGATGAAATGCTGCGCATGGGTTTTATTGATGATGTGGAGTGGATTCTGTCTGCAGTGCCTGAGCAGCGTCAAATCGCCTTGTTTTCGGCAACCATGCCGCCGGCTATTCGTCGTATTGCCAATACCTATTTGACGGATCCCCAACAGGTCACCATTAAAACGAAAACAACCACAGCGGTGACGATTCGCCAGCGGTACTGGTTAGCTCGGGGCACGAATAAGCTCGACGCGCTGACCCGTATTCTTGAGGCGGAAGCTTTCGACGGCATGATCATTTTTGTGCGCACCAAAGTGCAAACCACGGAGTTGGCTGAAAAACTACAAGCCCGCGGGTTTGCAGCGGCGCCCCTCAATGGTGATGTTGCCCAGACCCAGCGCGAGCGCACGGTTGAGCAGTTGCGATCTGGCAAGCTGGATATTCTGGTAGCCACCGATGTGGTTGCTCGGGGGCTGGATGTTGAGCGTATCAGCCACGTTATTAACTACGATATTCCCAATGACACTGAAGCCTATGTGCACCGGGTAGGCCGAACGGGTCGTGCTGGCCGTCAGGGTGATGCGATTCTGTTTGTCGCGCCCAGAGAAAAGCGCATGCTTTACAGCATTGAAAAAGCGACGCGTCAAAGCATTCAGGAAATGGCCCTGCCCAGCGCCGATAACATCAATGCTCTGCGTCAAGATCGTTTTCTTCAGCAGATTCAAGAATCCATGCAGTCGCCACATTTGCAAGCGTATCGATCATTGCTAACCGATTACGCCGCCCAGCAAGACGCCGATCCTTTGGATATGGCCGCAGCCTTGGCTATTCTTGCTCAGGATGACAAACCGCTGTTTATGGCCCCTGAGGCGCCTAGAACCGAGAAATCGGCAGAGAAAAAGCGTGGCATGTCTGCCGATATGAATCGCTACCGTATTGAAGTAGGCCGTGAGCACGGTGTAAGTGCGGGTAATATCCTTGGCGCCATCGCCAATGAAACCGGCTTGTCGGGCCAGGAAATTGGTCGTATCCAGTTGTTTAAGGATTTCAGCACTGTCGAAATGCCAGGCAATGTGTCTGATAACGTGTTGTCTGCGTTGCAAGACGTATGGGTCGCCGGTCAACAATTGCGGGCGTCGGTATATCAGGGTAGCGATGTGGCAGATCGTCCCCAAAAGCCGCGGACTAAAAAACCTGGGGGCAATCCCAAAAACAAAAAAGCGAAGGCGAGATCTAAGGCCAACGATGGTCGTAGCTTTATCAGTAAGGCGAAGCGCCCTACTAAATAG